One window from the genome of Elaeis guineensis isolate ETL-2024a chromosome 5, EG11, whole genome shotgun sequence encodes:
- the LOC140858176 gene encoding uncharacterized protein, with amino-acid sequence MDAWLNLVRGNNSVHLRVFLQRGGDPTSEPMVRFLISRSGIHQANVFRFLLPLSDLFPRQLRRLQVEYMLSHVGHPHRSNVYFWTDHISSYVSRAANAVLLEGYSGFLMVVHLNIPTVSARARMEDGVLMLDEAELMDDGDLMLSLEEAAAGGTREFGSVPASESSIKTLDTKTYQGEGEDGSTICSICLENFEAGAELIVLPCCHEFHCSCATKWLERSHLCPLCRYPMPTVDGEAATA; translated from the coding sequence ATGGATGCATGGTTGAATCTTGTCCGTGGCAACAATTCGGTGCACCTCAGGGTCTTCCTCCAAAGGGGAGGCGACCCCACATCAGAGCCCATGGTCAGGTTCCTCATCTCAAGGTCCGGCATCCACCAGGCCAACGTCTTTCGCTTCCTCCTTCCCCTCTCCGACCTCTTCCCCCGCCAGCTCCGTCGGCTCCAAGTCGAGTACATGCTTTCCCATGTCGGCCATCCCCACCGCAGCAACGTCTACTTCTGGACTGACCACATATCCTCCTACGTCTCTCGTGCCGCCAATGCGGTGCTTCTTGAAGGCTACAGCGGCTTCTTGATGGTGGTCCACCTTAATATCCCCACGGTCTCTGCCCGTGCTCGGATGGAGGATGGAGTCTTGATGCTTGACGAGGCTGAGCTGATGGATGATGGAGACCTGATGCTTTCTTTGGAGGAGGCGGCGGCGGGTGGCACGCGAGAGTTTGGTTCCGTGCCGGCATCCGAGTCGTCGATCAAGACGCTGGACACCAAGACCTATCAAGGGGAGGGAGAGGATGGGTCGACGATATGCTCTATTTGCTTAGAGAATTTTGAAGCCGGAGCCGAGCTGATTGTGTTGCCGTGTTGTCATGAGTTCCATTGTTCTTGCGCCACCAAGTGGCTGGAACGAAGTCACTTGTGTCCGCTGTGTCGCTATCCGATGCCGACGGTCGATGGAGAAGCTGCGACGGCATAG